A portion of the Actomonas aquatica genome contains these proteins:
- a CDS encoding glycosyltransferase, which translates to MNENESYLFHVEQPTDWNLKPDHFWIYGWFVSKNGVTYTDVRAFVDDVPFTGLLGMPRPDIEGAYPGWTKGRAPGFAFRLEPWAGAKLIRLEILNEKNEWSEFWRVSINVTGTGECSRKKLRLRPELLELLYLRLLKHPNLHPKIPLAKQARRLVQDFSIECVDVLPNPPFRGQFEQPKLLAHTQYNKLSILGWLFHEERPLARLLATTDSVNFNELTHGIEREDVGAKYSQFPQARHSRFQGIIDLSQNAGDPVPLKIFAEFEDGTRELVFAKRLYQWSCIEKESRLPPYDAPHFNHVKTAIIDACRDLKIATGGWRFWRETKRLERLYEEEAQDPLPWYDWQQRSPYQAWLAHNELRPRLRAEFEKSAATLAASAEAPRFSLLVDTREAAFPRLDRLAASLRASIYPHWELLFVIRADADPALTAHIETIVKTDPQRIRFCHGQPEENFSLSMNNAVGAATGDWLLFPTAGARFAPEGLLLLAEPAATTEVDVVFADEDHMTDAGERRDPVFKSAWSPELIFSGTHPGECVTMRRRTFEESYGFQIEYDQLLGPALALRLQAVVDPKRAQHIPAIAYHRAWPLPHYEAGSVVVEQMKSAVSTALNRRNLPGQGFQPGFAVNAGLPVHQIYWDANYLAQNPVTIVIPTRDRVDLLERCVEALLLTVNWAHVKLIIVDDFSREEKAVRFLKCLAARRDINCRVIQPQVDPQQPFNYSRLVNAALPYIDTPLILHLNNDVDALRPGWIEEMAGWFSIPEVGVVGARLLYANDHINHAGVIVGPQHGLADVPLAGLGPDEPAPFELHKIARNCSAVTGACLMTRTDTYKQYHGFDEETLGVAYNDIDYCLRLNADGIRTVYTPQAELWHWGSASRGTDYHPEEHIAFARRYPGIKDPFWSQHLEPKNRNVTIDASSYAHTKRLGQLHLLVVTHNLNFEGAPLFLFEYVKYLIHELGFKVDVVSAEEGPLRAHYEAMGSDIILLDRHPLHGARNDQEFTEQLQHMGHLLSQQIDLGPVDAVICNTIATWWGVHLAAQVNKPSLFYIHESTSLKRFFSKALPKGRLHVARQAFRLATRVCFLCEATRAYYEELNDYDNFCYVSSWIDIPRIEQIKAATPRHEARVKLGYGADEQIIANIGTVCERKGQHVFLRTVDYFMKHFGAGGNYRFIFVGGRPGEFQDSLEKDIKRLGLEDRIQIIGETDRVYEYFRAANLFVCTSFEESFPRVLLEAMAFETPIVSTNVHGIPEMVTDKNEAYLVSPGDPITFARAMKTCLDKLLHGTSTVPVAYSKVVRAYHPDRVLPDHADLARQAVLDYDGNTTRNQPRRLSGRGDRVESSW; encoded by the coding sequence ATGAACGAAAACGAATCCTACCTCTTTCACGTCGAGCAACCGACGGACTGGAACCTCAAGCCCGACCATTTTTGGATCTACGGCTGGTTCGTCTCCAAGAACGGCGTCACTTACACCGACGTCCGCGCCTTCGTCGATGACGTGCCCTTCACCGGTCTGCTCGGCATGCCGCGGCCCGACATCGAGGGCGCTTACCCGGGCTGGACCAAGGGCCGCGCGCCGGGCTTTGCCTTCCGTCTCGAGCCTTGGGCCGGCGCCAAACTCATCCGCCTCGAGATCCTCAACGAGAAAAACGAGTGGTCCGAATTCTGGCGCGTCAGCATCAACGTCACCGGCACCGGCGAATGCTCCCGCAAAAAACTCCGCCTCCGCCCCGAGCTGCTGGAGTTGCTTTACCTGCGCCTGCTCAAGCACCCCAACCTGCACCCCAAGATCCCGCTCGCCAAACAGGCGCGCCGCCTCGTGCAGGACTTCTCCATCGAGTGCGTGGACGTGCTGCCCAACCCGCCTTTCCGCGGTCAGTTCGAGCAACCCAAACTCCTCGCCCACACCCAATACAACAAACTCTCCATCCTCGGCTGGCTCTTCCACGAGGAACGCCCGCTCGCCCGCCTGCTCGCCACCACCGACAGCGTTAACTTCAACGAGCTCACCCACGGCATCGAGCGCGAGGATGTCGGCGCCAAATACAGTCAGTTCCCCCAGGCCCGCCATTCGCGCTTCCAGGGTATCATCGATCTGAGCCAAAACGCCGGCGATCCGGTGCCGCTCAAGATCTTTGCTGAGTTCGAAGACGGCACCCGCGAACTCGTTTTCGCCAAGCGCCTCTACCAGTGGTCCTGCATCGAAAAGGAATCGCGCCTGCCGCCCTACGACGCACCGCATTTCAACCACGTTAAAACCGCCATCATCGACGCCTGTCGCGACCTGAAGATCGCCACCGGCGGCTGGCGCTTCTGGCGCGAGACCAAACGTCTCGAACGCCTCTACGAAGAAGAGGCGCAAGATCCCTTGCCGTGGTATGACTGGCAGCAACGCTCGCCCTACCAGGCCTGGCTCGCGCACAACGAACTGCGTCCGCGTCTCCGCGCCGAGTTTGAGAAATCGGCGGCCACCCTCGCCGCCTCCGCCGAGGCCCCGCGCTTCTCACTGCTGGTCGATACCCGCGAAGCCGCGTTCCCGCGCCTCGATCGTTTGGCCGCGTCGCTGCGTGCTTCGATTTACCCGCATTGGGAACTGCTCTTCGTCATCCGCGCCGACGCCGATCCCGCGCTCACCGCGCACATCGAGACGATCGTCAAAACCGATCCGCAGCGCATCCGTTTCTGCCACGGTCAGCCCGAAGAGAACTTCTCGCTTTCGATGAACAACGCCGTTGGTGCCGCCACCGGCGATTGGCTGTTGTTCCCGACCGCCGGGGCCCGTTTTGCGCCCGAAGGTTTGCTGCTCCTAGCCGAGCCCGCTGCTACGACCGAGGTCGATGTCGTGTTCGCCGACGAGGACCACATGACCGATGCTGGCGAGCGTCGGGACCCGGTTTTTAAATCCGCGTGGAGCCCCGAGCTCATTTTCTCCGGCACCCACCCCGGCGAGTGCGTCACGATGCGTCGCCGCACCTTCGAAGAAAGCTACGGTTTCCAAATCGAATACGATCAGCTGCTCGGCCCCGCGCTCGCGCTGCGTCTGCAGGCTGTCGTTGATCCCAAGCGCGCCCAGCACATCCCCGCGATCGCCTACCACCGCGCCTGGCCCCTGCCGCACTACGAGGCCGGTTCAGTCGTCGTGGAGCAGATGAAGTCGGCCGTCTCCACCGCGCTGAATCGCCGCAACCTGCCCGGCCAGGGCTTCCAACCGGGCTTCGCCGTCAACGCCGGTCTGCCGGTCCACCAGATTTATTGGGACGCCAACTACCTCGCCCAAAACCCGGTCACCATCGTCATCCCCACGCGCGATCGCGTCGATTTGTTGGAGCGTTGTGTCGAGGCTCTGCTGCTCACCGTCAATTGGGCCCACGTGAAGCTCATCATCGTCGATGACTTCTCCCGCGAGGAAAAGGCGGTGCGCTTCCTCAAGTGCCTCGCCGCCCGCCGCGACATCAATTGCCGAGTCATTCAGCCGCAGGTCGATCCGCAGCAACCCTTCAACTACTCGCGCCTCGTCAACGCCGCGCTGCCCTACATCGACACGCCGCTCATTCTCCATCTCAACAACGACGTCGACGCCCTGCGTCCCGGTTGGATCGAGGAGATGGCCGGCTGGTTCTCCATCCCGGAGGTGGGTGTCGTCGGCGCGCGCCTGCTTTACGCCAACGATCACATCAATCACGCCGGCGTCATCGTGGGCCCGCAACACGGCCTCGCCGATGTGCCGCTCGCCGGCCTCGGTCCCGACGAACCCGCGCCCTTCGAGCTGCACAAGATCGCCCGCAACTGCTCCGCCGTCACCGGCGCGTGCCTCATGACACGCACCGACACTTACAAGCAGTATCACGGTTTCGACGAAGAAACCCTCGGCGTCGCCTACAACGACATCGACTACTGTCTGCGCCTCAACGCCGACGGTATCCGCACCGTCTATACACCGCAGGCCGAGCTCTGGCACTGGGGCAGCGCCTCGCGCGGCACCGACTACCACCCGGAGGAACACATTGCCTTTGCCCGCCGCTACCCCGGCATCAAAGATCCGTTTTGGAGCCAGCACCTCGAGCCTAAGAACCGCAACGTCACCATCGACGCCAGCAGCTACGCTCACACCAAACGCCTCGGCCAGCTCCACCTGCTCGTGGTCACGCACAACCTCAACTTCGAGGGCGCGCCACTCTTCCTCTTCGAATACGTCAAATACCTCATCCACGAGCTCGGCTTCAAAGTCGACGTGGTGTCCGCCGAGGAAGGCCCGCTGCGCGCCCACTACGAGGCCATGGGATCCGACATCATCCTGCTCGATCGTCACCCGCTGCACGGCGCGCGCAATGACCAGGAGTTCACCGAGCAACTCCAGCACATGGGCCACCTGCTTTCGCAGCAGATCGATCTCGGTCCGGTCGACGCCGTGATCTGCAACACCATCGCGACGTGGTGGGGCGTGCACCTCGCCGCTCAGGTCAACAAGCCGTCTTTGTTCTACATCCACGAGAGCACTTCGCTGAAACGTTTCTTCAGCAAGGCTCTGCCCAAGGGACGTCTGCACGTCGCCCGTCAGGCCTTCCGCCTGGCGACTCGCGTGTGTTTCCTCTGCGAGGCCACCCGCGCCTACTACGAGGAGCTCAACGACTACGACAACTTCTGCTACGTCTCCTCTTGGATCGACATCCCGCGCATCGAGCAGATCAAAGCCGCCACGCCGCGCCACGAGGCCCGCGTGAAGCTCGGCTACGGCGCCGACGAACAGATCATCGCCAACATCGGCACCGTCTGTGAGCGCAAGGGCCAACACGTCTTCCTGCGCACCGTCGATTACTTCATGAAGCATTTCGGCGCCGGCGGAAACTACCGCTTCATCTTCGTCGGCGGTCGCCCCGGCGAGTTCCAGGACTCGCTCGAAAAGGACATCAAGCGCCTCGGCCTCGAGGACCGCATCCAGATCATCGGCGAGACCGACCGGGTCTATGAATACTTCCGCGCCGCCAATCTTTTTGTCTGCACCTCCTTCGAGGAATCCTTCCCCCGCGTGCTGCTCGAAGCCATGGCCTTCGAGACGCCGATCGTGAGCACCAACGTGCACGGTATCCCCGAAATGGTGACAGATAAAAACGAGGCCTACCTCGTGTCGCCCGGCGATCCCATCACCTTCGCCCGCGCCATGAAGACCTGCCTCGACAAGCTGCTCCACGGCACCTCCACCGTGCCCGTCGCCTACAGCAAGGTCGTGCGCGCCTACCACCCCGATCGCGTCCTGCCCGACCACGCCGATCTTGCCCGCCAAGCCGTCCTTGACTACGACGGTAACACCACCCGCAACCAACCACGTCGACTCTCTGGCCGAGGCGACCGGGTTGAATCCAGTTGGTAA
- a CDS encoding ArnT family glycosyltransferase — protein sequence MKSSTASLLRGLFVVVVVLAAVLLRWPGLDKPHFGIDEGVTFTIAQQLAEGEVMYRDAVDHRTPLVPYLKAAILLVAGDWNVFAVRLVLAAMLGLSAVMLWSIGRRLGDEGTGFAAAGVHLLGAFLYLGLPDGPSASTAWFLVFFSTLGFWLFAGALSAPSFRRGLPVGLAFGLSILCKQPALLDFGATWVIIGIAAARELQDRRRWGALFAGQLVGAVLPLAAFAVYFAAKGVWSDFVFYAFTYNTAIYVPAGGPIDYWATIQMPFTAAWANMPVIGVLGVLGGVCILIPALLGLFRPRETTASDTPAIPNFRVLLWITLGWTATGLVATTLSGRTFVHYAAQVLPGLSLAAGWWLHQLYRLLRERRGLLRWAAAVVLLTVAGALSWQTIPRVVAQYRGTQQWGLGNADVPELVDHFTSPAERIFVWGYYPEFYLTSHRLPATRFNYTNFLTGFVPWANMDALVDTSAQIVPGAWDKLQEDFAASPPALIVDIKHERAQGKFPLSDHPLIWQQVVTRYVEVRHEAIYGNIRFYRRLDVATEPLASSNETSESADLQLTLTANNRPGEGHLLKLSGPTGWQHFSIWADGRAVASFPYAPTEPAEVSVFIDHTAFADSRHLQFVGRREDGTLAASPAINLPVARQAADDARGPLPALMLNGVLVQPTKISQSSEATRVAPQQPHAVALSAPARLVYPCEASVRRIDFFHGLHPWLYNESDGYDVVINWLPADGSPPQRIWHTRLSNLTEGRHRSTQRESVALPPRGPGQLEFLFLNGPRSNPQFDEFFFGDASADVQRPRIFLDGRIVAVARDHSEDELSQWMRKADQSWLLHAPGHMDWIFPSPPPFPALQLDYGIDDGAWTPDGGRTDGVTFYVEYFVGDDPEPVPLFTRHLDPLNNPTDRGPQTSIIDIPVSESGVLRIRTTEGPVGNGAWDWAWIMDPVALPAGPPLQWSGAENGRIRASAYQGAGGSRLQEGHPNTWTGHSPSRLEYPKPAGLAFIDFEFGLEDGIPRDESGRLRSDGVIVIVEFLPDGSETPIQVYHRHLDPSIRPEDVGRQHVTRQLPENDTGKLIFQMLPGPNQNAAFDWAYWGTFTGRSHP from the coding sequence TTGAAGTCGTCGACCGCCTCCCTTTTACGCGGCCTCTTTGTCGTGGTTGTGGTTCTTGCCGCGGTGCTGTTGCGCTGGCCGGGCTTGGACAAACCGCACTTCGGCATCGATGAGGGCGTGACCTTCACGATCGCGCAGCAACTCGCCGAAGGCGAAGTGATGTATCGCGACGCGGTTGATCATCGCACGCCGCTCGTGCCCTACCTCAAGGCCGCAATCCTGCTCGTCGCCGGCGACTGGAATGTCTTCGCCGTGCGCCTCGTGCTCGCCGCCATGCTCGGCCTCAGCGCGGTTATGCTCTGGAGCATCGGCCGTCGGCTCGGCGACGAGGGCACGGGCTTCGCCGCCGCCGGCGTTCACCTGCTCGGAGCGTTCCTCTACCTCGGCCTGCCCGACGGTCCGTCTGCCAGCACGGCGTGGTTTCTGGTCTTTTTCTCCACGCTCGGATTCTGGCTCTTTGCCGGAGCGCTCAGCGCGCCGAGTTTCCGCCGCGGCTTACCCGTTGGGCTGGCCTTCGGTCTTTCCATTCTCTGTAAGCAACCGGCCCTGCTCGATTTTGGCGCGACGTGGGTGATCATCGGCATCGCCGCTGCCCGCGAGCTGCAGGACCGCCGCCGCTGGGGCGCCTTGTTCGCCGGCCAGTTGGTGGGCGCCGTGCTGCCGCTCGCCGCCTTTGCCGTCTATTTTGCGGCCAAGGGCGTGTGGTCCGATTTCGTTTTCTACGCCTTCACCTACAACACCGCGATCTACGTGCCCGCCGGTGGCCCGATCGACTACTGGGCGACGATCCAGATGCCCTTCACCGCCGCGTGGGCCAACATGCCCGTGATCGGCGTGCTCGGCGTTCTGGGAGGTGTCTGCATCCTTATTCCCGCGCTGCTCGGCCTGTTCCGCCCGCGCGAAACGACGGCTTCCGACACGCCTGCCATCCCCAACTTTCGTGTGCTGTTGTGGATCACCCTGGGGTGGACCGCGACCGGGCTCGTCGCCACCACCCTCAGCGGCCGCACCTTTGTGCACTATGCCGCGCAGGTGTTGCCGGGTCTGTCACTCGCCGCCGGCTGGTGGCTGCACCAACTCTACCGACTGCTGCGCGAGCGGCGCGGTTTACTGCGCTGGGCCGCTGCGGTCGTGTTGCTCACCGTGGCCGGGGCGTTGAGCTGGCAAACGATCCCCCGCGTCGTCGCCCAATACCGGGGCACTCAACAATGGGGCTTGGGCAACGCCGACGTCCCTGAATTGGTAGACCACTTCACGTCCCCCGCCGAACGGATCTTCGTCTGGGGTTACTATCCGGAGTTCTACCTCACCAGTCACCGACTGCCGGCTACCCGCTTTAATTACACCAATTTCCTCACCGGTTTTGTGCCCTGGGCCAATATGGATGCCCTCGTCGACACCTCCGCGCAGATTGTGCCCGGTGCCTGGGACAAACTGCAGGAAGACTTCGCCGCCTCGCCGCCCGCGCTGATCGTGGACATCAAACATGAGCGCGCCCAAGGCAAGTTTCCCCTCAGTGACCACCCGCTCATCTGGCAGCAGGTTGTCACCCGGTATGTCGAGGTCCGGCATGAGGCGATCTACGGCAATATCCGGTTCTACCGCCGCCTGGACGTTGCCACCGAGCCGCTGGCGTCCTCCAACGAAACAAGCGAGTCGGCAGACCTCCAACTGACGCTCACCGCCAATAACCGCCCCGGCGAAGGCCATCTCTTAAAACTCTCCGGCCCTACCGGCTGGCAACATTTCAGCATCTGGGCCGACGGTCGCGCGGTGGCTTCGTTTCCCTACGCCCCAACTGAACCCGCCGAGGTCAGCGTTTTTATCGATCACACTGCGTTTGCCGACTCCCGCCACCTGCAGTTCGTCGGCCGACGCGAAGACGGCACGCTCGCCGCCAGTCCCGCGATCAACCTGCCCGTCGCACGACAGGCGGCCGACGATGCTCGCGGTCCGTTGCCGGCCCTGATGCTCAACGGCGTCCTCGTGCAGCCCACCAAGATTTCGCAATCCAGCGAAGCCACCCGAGTCGCTCCCCAACAACCCCACGCCGTCGCCCTTTCCGCCCCCGCTCGCCTCGTTTATCCCTGCGAAGCCTCCGTGCGCCGGATCGACTTTTTCCACGGCCTGCACCCGTGGCTCTACAACGAAAGCGACGGCTACGACGTGGTCATCAACTGGCTGCCGGCCGATGGTTCTCCCCCGCAACGTATCTGGCACACCCGCCTGAGCAACCTCACCGAGGGTCGCCATCGCTCCACGCAGCGCGAATCGGTGGCGTTGCCTCCCCGTGGTCCCGGCCAGCTGGAATTTCTCTTCCTCAATGGCCCCCGCTCGAATCCCCAGTTCGACGAGTTCTTTTTCGGCGACGCTTCGGCCGACGTGCAACGACCGCGTATCTTCCTCGACGGTCGAATCGTCGCCGTGGCCCGCGATCACTCCGAAGACGAGCTCTCCCAGTGGATGCGCAAAGCCGACCAGTCGTGGCTGCTCCACGCGCCGGGGCACATGGATTGGATCTTCCCCTCGCCGCCTCCTTTCCCCGCCCTCCAGCTCGACTACGGCATCGACGACGGCGCATGGACCCCCGATGGCGGTCGGACCGACGGGGTCACCTTTTACGTTGAATACTTCGTTGGTGATGACCCCGAGCCCGTGCCTCTCTTCACCCGCCATCTGGATCCGCTCAACAATCCGACGGACCGTGGCCCTCAAACCTCCATCATCGATATTCCGGTCTCCGAGTCAGGCGTGCTTCGCATCCGCACTACCGAAGGCCCCGTGGGCAACGGTGCCTGGGACTGGGCATGGATCATGGATCCGGTGGCTCTCCCGGCCGGGCCTCCGCTGCAATGGTCGGGAGCTGAAAACGGCCGCATCCGTGCCAGCGCCTACCAAGGTGCCGGGGGCAGTCGGCTGCAGGAAGGGCACCCCAATACCTGGACCGGCCATTCTCCCAGCCGCCTCGAATACCCTAAACCGGCCGGCTTGGCATTCATCGACTTCGAATTTGGCTTGGAGGACGGCATTCCGCGCGACGAGTCCGGCCGACTGCGCAGTGATGGTGTGATTGTCATCGTCGAGTTTTTGCCCGACGGCAGCGAGACGCCCATCCAGGTTTACCATCGCCACCTCGATCCTTCGATCCGCCCCGAAGACGTCGGCCGCCAACACGTCACGCGTCAGCTGCCGGAGAACGACACCGGTAAGCTGATTTTCCAAATGTTGCCCGGCCCCAATCAAAACGCCGCGTTTGACTGGGCCTACTGGGGCACCTTCACCGGTCGCAGTCACCCATGA
- a CDS encoding ArnT family glycosyltransferase: MSVSATTPAGSPGSPRPRVQWILLLGLVCFAFGLRVSFTDRIFYNLDEGVTFTLAQQILDGDVMYRDAADHRGPLVPYLKAAALLLLGDWNIIGTRLAFNALLGLFAYGLFSLARRLGEPRTGVAAALVFSILSFTLQGPPETMALHTEWFMEAFSLLGFLVFASTHAAARKRHGVLVGICFGLAALNKQPALLDYGVVLVISLLQCFVAAGTRRQRVAYLTATAIGVVLPFIAAWAYFAANGAGDAFRWYAWTYNTSIYVPEVPFAERLQGFRLPFKLLSEHAPLLGLATAVGIIGLLVYVFSPRNLPRAGGQSLPVLPWLILGWGAAGWISCLLSGRDFPHYALHMLPAICLASGWIFARAWTLLVSPPRRSWPLRLLAGVMLCYCLVNSVQHATIVHRYVTVPASPGIIVFPPLAKAYTAPSDRVFVWGFFPEIYGWMHRLPASRFSNTNFLTGMIPWTNVAPDVDTSYAIVPGAWDQLRDDLQPDPPRLIVATSARYYTKYPLVQQSWFRDWLPDHYAEVTSVDLQVFSARAFLRLQPIAASDIETARDAQLMPAPAIRFEDGPGEDAIIRVSAELSSRLEQDVLLLVEGHPIRHLRLPATDEPDRSIAFLIPLTELHGLGSDRITLRTTAVDAPELPINIATEAEVALLLNLNRAAFGGPPVLRWGNSVLSPLASTGDWSTAMATSSPTTPEWQLNGPGSLTFPLPAAAQRLSFRWDGAGAPLLRFTAANGDDIPALPLQDETGGQFSTILPSPRPARVTLAWSPTPDAPHARVSALLVDAVGPVLHLGDQAIHAIHSEIGVGGLPSPIDAQRWFMHAPARVHYLLRPGFTGVVMRYGFTDDTWQRPPEHPTTGAEFRIEHVSAAGQREVLFSRYMNPMYLEHDRGLQTVELPLTRRSDGELQFVIDEGQFNEKSGDWTMLADGRLLGPGPDITLPDDTNLTPLHGSFGQAEIIDTRTPEGWWDAHAPSRLIYSFPTRLAAVTIRFAFKPGAYENRVEPHVTDGIELVVERLSSGGEIEQLHRSAWNPHVEPQHRRRLEVTVPLPRADPGDQLIIRSTTGPNSDPELDWTLWGPFSGALRENSTTP; the protein is encoded by the coding sequence ATGAGTGTCTCGGCAACCACCCCTGCCGGTTCGCCCGGCTCGCCGCGACCCCGCGTGCAGTGGATTCTGCTCCTGGGCCTGGTCTGCTTCGCATTTGGTCTGCGGGTCTCGTTTACCGATCGCATTTTTTATAACCTCGATGAGGGCGTCACCTTCACCCTCGCCCAGCAGATCCTGGATGGTGACGTGATGTATCGCGACGCCGCGGACCATCGCGGTCCGTTGGTGCCCTACCTCAAGGCGGCCGCCCTGCTGCTGTTGGGCGACTGGAACATCATCGGCACCCGTCTCGCCTTCAACGCCCTACTGGGTCTATTTGCCTACGGCTTGTTTTCGCTCGCGCGGCGACTGGGCGAGCCTCGCACCGGCGTCGCCGCGGCACTGGTGTTTTCCATCCTCTCCTTCACGTTGCAGGGCCCGCCTGAAACCATGGCCCTGCACACCGAATGGTTCATGGAGGCGTTTTCATTGCTGGGGTTTCTGGTGTTTGCCTCCACCCACGCCGCTGCCCGCAAACGCCACGGCGTGCTCGTTGGCATCTGCTTCGGATTGGCCGCTCTCAACAAACAGCCCGCTCTGCTCGACTACGGTGTGGTGCTCGTCATTTCGCTGCTGCAGTGCTTCGTCGCCGCCGGAACACGCCGGCAACGGGTGGCTTACCTCACCGCCACCGCGATCGGCGTGGTGCTCCCCTTCATCGCGGCCTGGGCTTACTTTGCCGCCAATGGCGCAGGCGACGCGTTTCGTTGGTATGCGTGGACTTACAATACGTCGATTTACGTGCCGGAAGTCCCGTTCGCCGAACGCCTCCAGGGCTTCCGCTTACCTTTCAAATTGTTGAGCGAACACGCTCCGCTCTTAGGCCTAGCCACGGCGGTGGGCATCATCGGTTTGCTGGTTTATGTCTTCAGTCCGCGCAATTTGCCGCGGGCCGGCGGGCAGTCGTTGCCCGTGCTGCCGTGGCTGATCCTCGGTTGGGGCGCGGCCGGTTGGATTTCCTGCCTGCTGAGTGGACGCGATTTTCCCCACTACGCCCTGCACATGCTGCCCGCCATTTGCCTGGCCTCGGGCTGGATATTCGCGCGGGCCTGGACCCTCCTCGTCAGCCCGCCACGAAGGTCTTGGCCCCTTCGTCTACTGGCTGGGGTCATGCTCTGCTACTGCCTGGTGAATTCGGTCCAACACGCCACGATCGTGCATCGTTACGTGACGGTGCCCGCCTCCCCCGGAATCATCGTCTTCCCTCCTTTGGCCAAAGCGTATACCGCCCCCTCCGACCGCGTTTTTGTATGGGGATTTTTCCCGGAAATCTACGGCTGGATGCACCGATTGCCGGCGTCCCGTTTCAGCAACACCAATTTCCTCACGGGCATGATTCCGTGGACCAATGTCGCACCCGACGTGGATACCAGTTACGCCATCGTCCCCGGCGCGTGGGATCAACTCCGGGACGACCTCCAGCCCGATCCGCCGCGGCTCATCGTTGCGACCTCCGCTCGTTACTACACCAAGTATCCGCTGGTCCAGCAGTCCTGGTTTCGCGACTGGCTGCCCGACCACTACGCGGAGGTGACGTCCGTTGACTTGCAGGTCTTCAGTGCCCGCGCATTCCTGCGCCTGCAACCCATCGCCGCCTCCGACATCGAAACGGCCCGAGACGCACAACTGATGCCTGCTCCTGCCATCCGTTTCGAAGACGGCCCCGGTGAGGATGCGATCATTCGAGTCAGCGCCGAACTGTCCTCCCGGCTCGAGCAGGACGTCCTGTTACTGGTCGAAGGCCACCCCATTCGCCACCTCCGTCTCCCGGCGACGGACGAGCCCGACCGTAGCATCGCATTCCTCATTCCGTTGACCGAACTGCACGGCCTTGGCAGTGATCGCATCACCCTGCGCACCACCGCGGTCGACGCACCGGAACTGCCGATCAACATCGCGACCGAGGCCGAGGTCGCCCTGTTGCTGAATTTGAACCGCGCCGCCTTCGGCGGTCCCCCGGTCCTGCGGTGGGGCAATTCCGTCCTCTCGCCCCTCGCATCGACCGGCGACTGGTCCACCGCAATGGCCACTTCCAGCCCAACCACCCCCGAGTGGCAACTGAACGGCCCCGGTTCGTTGACCTTCCCCCTCCCCGCCGCCGCCCAGCGGCTGTCTTTCCGCTGGGATGGAGCGGGTGCACCCCTGCTTCGTTTCACTGCCGCCAACGGTGACGATATTCCCGCGCTGCCGCTTCAGGATGAAACGGGAGGTCAGTTCTCGACCATCCTGCCGTCGCCGCGTCCAGCCCGTGTTACCCTGGCGTGGTCGCCCACTCCCGATGCCCCCCACGCCCGCGTAAGCGCGCTCCTGGTTGATGCCGTGGGCCCGGTGCTGCACCTAGGGGACCAAGCCATTCATGCCATCCACAGTGAAATAGGCGTCGGCGGCCTTCCGTCGCCCATCGATGCTCAACGTTGGTTCATGCATGCCCCCGCTCGCGTGCACTACCTTTTGCGCCCCGGCTTTACCGGCGTGGTGATGCGTTACGGCTTCACCGATGACACCTGGCAACGGCCGCCGGAACACCCGACCACCGGAGCGGAGTTTCGTATCGAACACGTTTCGGCCGCCGGCCAACGCGAGGTCCTGTTCTCGCGCTACATGAACCCGATGTATCTCGAACACGACCGCGGTCTGCAAACCGTGGAACTGCCACTGACTCGTCGCTCCGACGGCGAGCTCCAGTTCGTCATCGACGAGGGTCAGTTCAATGAAAAGTCGGGCGATTGGACGATGCTGGCTGACGGCCGCCTGCTCGGTCCCGGACCCGACATCACCCTGCCCGACGACACGAACCTCACTCCGCTCCATGGCAGCTTCGGCCAAGCGGAAATCATCGACACCCGCACGCCGGAGGGCTGGTGGGACGCCCATGCCCCTTCTCGCTTGATCTATTCGTTCCCCACCCGTCTGGCCGCGGTCACCATCCGCTTCGCCTTCAAGCCCGGTGCCTACGAAAACCGGGTCGAGCCACACGTCACGGACGGCATCGAACTCGTCGTGGAACGGCTATCCTCTGGCGGAGAAATCGAGCAACTGCACCGCTCGGCGTGGAATCCGCATGTGGAACCGCAACATCGCCGACGATTGGAGGTCACCGTGCCTCTGCCTCGCGCCGACCCCGGCGACCAGCTCATCATTCGCTCCACCACCGGTCCCAACTCCGATCCGGAACTGGACTGGACCCTCTGGGGCCCCTTCTCCGGCGCACTCCGCGAAAATTCGACCACGCCATGA